From Ailuropoda melanoleuca isolate Jingjing chromosome 17, ASM200744v2, whole genome shotgun sequence, the proteins below share one genomic window:
- the NFIL3 gene encoding nuclear factor interleukin-3-regulated protein → MQLRKMQTIKKEQASLDAGSGVDRMMVLNSALTEVSEDVTAGEELLLNEGSVGKSKSSACRRKREFIPDEKKDAMYWEKRRKNNEAAKRSREKRRLNDLVLENKLIALGEENATLKAELLSLKLKFGLISSTAYAQEIQKLSHSTAVYFQDYQASKSSTSPFVDEHEPSMVTSGCISVIKHSPQASLSDVSEVSSLEHSQDGAARGGCGSPESKFQAIKQEPVELESYAREPGDERGAYQASVYQNLMGTAFPGYSHSPPLLQVARSSSNSPRTSETDDGAVGKSSDGEDEQQVPKGPIHSPVELQRVHATVVKVPEVNSSALPHKLRIKAKAMQIKVEAFDHEFDATPKPSSPVEGTPKRHFELEKHTAPSMVHSALTPFSVQVTNIQDWSLKSEHWHQKELNGKTQNSFKTGVVEVQDSGFKVSDPENLFLKQGIANLSAEVVSLKRLIATHQISASDSG, encoded by the coding sequence ATGCAGCTGAGAAAAATGCAGACCATCAAGAAGGAGCAGGCGTCCCTGGATGCTGGCAGCGGTGTGGACAGGATGATGGTGCTGAACTCGGCGCTGACCGAGGTCTCGGAAGACGTGACGGCGGGTGAGGAGCTGCTTCTGAACGAAGGCAGCGTGGGGAAGAGCAAGTCTTCCGCATGTCGGAGGAAACGGGAATTCATTCCCGATGAAAAGAAGGATGCCATGTATTGGGAAAAGAGGCGGAAAAATAACGAAGCTGCGAAGAGGTCTCGGGAGAAGCGTCGACTGAATGACCTGGTtttggagaacaaactgattgcCCTGGGAGAAGAAAACGCCACTTTGAAAGCTGAGCTGCTCTCCCTAAAATTAAAGTTTGGTTTAATTAGCTCCACAGCCTATGCCCAGGAGATTCAGAAACTCAGTCACTCTACCGCTGTGTACTTCCAAGACTACCAGGCGTCCAAGTCCAGCACCAGCCCCTTTGTGGATGAGCACGAGCCCTCGATGGTGACGAGCGGCTGCATTTCTGTCATCAAGCACTCCCCGCAGGCCTCCCTGTCCGACGTTTCCGAAGTGTCCTCGCTGGAACATTCGCAGGACGGGGCTGCGCGGGGTGGCTGCGGGAGCCCCGAGAGCAAGTTCCAGGCCATCAAGCAAGAGCCAGTGGAGCTGGAGAGCTACGCGAGGGAGCCTGGCGATGAGCGGGGCGCCTACCAGGCCTCCGTGTATCAGAACCTCATGGGCACCGCGTTCCCCGGCTACTCCCACTCTCCCCCGCTGCTGCAGGTCGCCCGGTCCTCCAGCAACTCCCCCAGGACGTCGGAGACGGACGACGGCGCGGTGGGGAAGTCATCCGACGGGGAGGATGAGCAGCAGGTTCCCAAGGGCCCCATCCATTCTCCCGTGGAGCTCCAGCGCGTCCACGCCACCGTGGTGAAGGTTCCAGAAGTCAACTCCTCGGCCTTGCCGCACAAACTCCGCATTAAAGCCAAAGCCATGCAGATCAAAGTAGAAGCGTTCGATCACGAGTTTGACGCCACGCCCAAACCGTCCTCGCCTGTCGAGGGGACGCCCAAGAGACATTTCGAACTCGAGAAGCATACTGCCCCAAGTATGGTCCATTCTGCCCTCACCCCTTTTTCAGTGCAGGTGACTAACATTCAAGATTGGTCTCTCAAATCGGAACACTGGCATCAAAAAGAACTTAATGGCAAAACTCAGAATAGCTTCAAAACTGGAGTTGTGGAAGTGCAAGACAGTGGCTTCAAAGTGTCTGACCCAGAGAATTTGTTTCTGAAGCAGGGGATAGCAAACTTATCTGCAGAGGTGGTTTCACTGAAGAGACTCATAGCCACGCACCAAATCTCTGCTTCGGACTCTGGGTGA